One genomic segment of Paenibacillus durus includes these proteins:
- the kdpC gene encoding potassium-transporting ATPase subunit KdpC, which yields MRLVAASLRTSLMLMVLCGLLYNLSVTGIAQLVWPKQAGGSLVYNGNGDVIGSALIGQSFTDLKFFQGRVSSIDYHAEGSGSPNFAPSNPDLLNRVKQSVEDWRKNNPDVPISQLPVDLITNSGSGLDPDISPEAAKVQIPRISKLTGIPPQELESLVNEHTEGRKLSFLGEPAVNVLKLNIALEKLIAH from the coding sequence ATGAGGTTAGTTGCTGCAAGTCTTCGTACAAGTTTAATGCTCATGGTGTTATGCGGGCTTCTCTATAATTTGAGCGTGACCGGGATTGCGCAGCTTGTGTGGCCGAAGCAAGCCGGCGGCAGTCTGGTCTATAACGGCAATGGAGATGTGATTGGCTCAGCGTTGATCGGTCAATCTTTTACGGATTTAAAGTTTTTTCAGGGGCGTGTATCGAGCATTGATTATCATGCGGAAGGTTCAGGCTCTCCCAATTTTGCGCCTTCGAACCCCGACTTGCTGAATCGTGTAAAGCAATCGGTGGAGGATTGGCGGAAAAATAATCCAGATGTTCCTATCAGTCAGCTTCCTGTAGACCTGATTACGAATTCGGGTTCCGGATTAGACCCCGATATCAGTCCTGAAGCTGCTAAAGTTCAAATTCCGCGAATCAGCAAGCTTACCGGGATTCCTCCCCAAGAACTGGAATCGCTTGTAAATGAACATACCGAGGGAAGGAAGCTGAGTTTTCTGGGCGAACCTGCCGTGAACGTGTTGAAGTTGAATATTGCTTTGGAAAAGTTGATTGCCCATTAA
- a CDS encoding histidine kinase, which yields MENFKRKSPEEILYSIYQIHRGRLKVYIGPVSGSGKTYHMLREGHSLKQQGIDVVICAVSTMQRPETIEQVGDLERIPSIHWMKDGVEQKDLNMDALLKRNPEVVLVDELAHRNRKEAEHPTRLEDIKILLDQGISVITTINVYELEGVTELARKLTGIKVTETVPADTLELADEVRLIDVTPETLLERLSAGQMGNQHPALFKRGNLGILRELALRQVAGDVNDSLEKHREEEGLLGPSGATERILVSVQYHWNGSIYVRRGQQIAKRLNGDLMIVSFVNPNKPLSKEAAAFKHSIIQLVKKVEGVFEEVPLVSRRALPRKLVNYAVEHNVTRIVMGHSKQSVWQEIWKGSVVNGLLKRIRNVDLFFVADRAEQDGERILPARSSKQKDHDPYHRLTSQEVERQIQKIKRGKFKVYIGAAPGVGKTYTMLREGNDLLKKGIDVVLGLLETHGREETKAQIGALSIIPRSQIAYRGAILEEMDLEAILQRNPEVVLIDELAHTNVPGSKNKKRYEDVIEVLNAGISVISTMNVQHLESLNDAVEQITGIRVKETVPDHMLRLADEVQLIDVAPKSLQQRMKEGKIYAMDKVDQALNSFFKTGNLIALRELALRELADDVDERLESLDRKDSFRGPWRRKETIFVGVTTSCNAERLIRRGFRIAYRLKAAWYVMYVQKGTEVPENLSKRIDTLRELTTRLGGTFELQYAEHDKEVASILLDKANEYAGTQMIVGQSHRRFWDKLRNGSIVKTILRHARHMDVLIVSDFDPNVRMIKS from the coding sequence GTGGAAAATTTTAAACGAAAATCGCCGGAAGAAATTTTATATTCGATTTATCAGATTCACCGCGGCAGATTGAAGGTCTACATTGGACCCGTCAGCGGTTCGGGGAAAACGTACCATATGCTGAGGGAAGGGCATTCGCTGAAGCAGCAGGGAATTGATGTTGTCATTTGCGCGGTTTCGACGATGCAGCGGCCAGAGACCATTGAACAAGTCGGAGATTTGGAAAGAATACCAAGCATTCATTGGATGAAAGATGGCGTTGAACAGAAAGATTTGAATATGGATGCGCTATTGAAGCGCAACCCTGAGGTTGTTTTGGTTGATGAGCTGGCACACCGGAACCGAAAGGAAGCGGAGCATCCGACAAGGCTTGAAGATATAAAAATTTTGCTCGATCAAGGCATCAGTGTCATCACGACCATTAATGTCTACGAACTGGAAGGGGTGACGGAGCTTGCCCGGAAACTGACCGGCATTAAAGTTACAGAGACGGTCCCTGCGGATACATTGGAACTTGCCGATGAGGTGCGGCTGATCGATGTAACTCCTGAAACCCTTCTGGAACGCTTGTCGGCGGGGCAGATGGGGAATCAGCATCCCGCTCTGTTCAAGCGCGGAAATTTGGGTATCCTTCGTGAATTAGCGCTGCGCCAGGTGGCCGGGGATGTGAATGATTCACTGGAAAAGCACCGGGAAGAAGAGGGCTTGCTTGGACCATCGGGAGCGACAGAACGGATTCTGGTGTCTGTGCAGTACCATTGGAACGGCTCCATTTATGTGCGCAGAGGCCAGCAGATTGCCAAACGGTTAAATGGGGATTTGATGATTGTCTCGTTCGTTAACCCGAACAAACCTTTATCCAAAGAAGCGGCAGCGTTTAAACACTCCATCATCCAACTGGTTAAAAAAGTGGAGGGCGTATTCGAAGAGGTTCCGCTCGTTTCCCGCAGGGCCTTGCCTCGGAAATTGGTGAATTATGCCGTAGAACACAATGTGACGAGAATCGTGATGGGACATTCCAAACAAAGCGTTTGGCAGGAAATCTGGAAAGGTTCTGTTGTGAACGGGCTGCTCAAACGAATCCGTAATGTGGATCTTTTTTTCGTTGCCGACCGGGCGGAACAAGATGGAGAACGAATTCTTCCCGCAAGGAGCAGCAAGCAAAAAGACCATGACCCTTACCACAGACTAACCAGCCAAGAAGTTGAAAGGCAAATACAGAAGATCAAAAGAGGCAAGTTTAAAGTTTATATCGGCGCCGCGCCGGGAGTAGGCAAAACGTATACAATGCTGCGGGAAGGAAATGATTTGCTTAAAAAAGGAATTGATGTTGTTCTTGGTCTTCTGGAAACCCACGGCCGTGAAGAAACGAAGGCACAGATCGGGGCTTTATCTATAATCCCGCGCTCGCAAATCGCGTATCGTGGAGCTATATTGGAAGAAATGGATCTTGAAGCCATCTTGCAGCGCAACCCGGAAGTCGTTCTCATTGATGAGCTGGCTCATACCAATGTACCGGGCAGCAAAAATAAGAAGAGGTATGAGGATGTTATCGAAGTTCTGAACGCAGGCATATCCGTCATTTCCACCATGAACGTCCAGCATTTGGAGAGCTTGAACGATGCGGTGGAGCAAATTACCGGAATCCGTGTCAAGGAAACGGTTCCCGACCACATGCTGCGGCTCGCGGATGAAGTGCAATTGATTGATGTTGCGCCAAAGTCATTGCAGCAGCGCATGAAGGAAGGGAAAATATATGCAATGGACAAGGTGGATCAAGCGCTCAATTCCTTTTTTAAGACCGGTAATCTGATCGCCCTGCGGGAACTGGCGTTAAGAGAACTTGCGGATGATGTGGATGAACGGCTGGAGTCCCTAGACAGAAAGGATTCATTTAGGGGACCTTGGCGCAGGAAGGAAACGATATTTGTCGGCGTGACCACAAGCTGCAATGCGGAAAGGTTGATCCGCAGAGGGTTTCGCATCGCCTATCGGCTGAAGGCCGCCTGGTATGTGATGTATGTCCAGAAAGGGACGGAAGTACCTGAAAACTTGAGCAAAAGAATCGATACGCTGAGAGAACTGACAACCCGTTTGGGAGGAACTTTCGAGCTGCAGTATGCGGAACACGACAAGGAGGTAGCTTCTATTTTACTGGATAAAGCCAATGAATATGCCGGCACTCAAATGATTGTCGGACAGTCCCATAGGAGATTTTGGGATAAATTGCGGAATGGTTCCATTGTGAAAACGATTCTTCGCCACGCGAGGCACATGGATGTATTGATTGTATCTGATTTTGATCCGAATGTTCGAATGATAAAAAGTTGA
- a CDS encoding GNAT family N-acetyltransferase, whose amino-acid sequence MHVGTQIIETARLTLRPFILQDADSMHQNWISDSEVQWNYGEPAYEDLVSVKELLEKWVASYSRSEFYRWAIILKDNEECIGQIAFCSVDEQHHFADIEYCIGRLYQNKGYASEALAAVIQFTFKQTGLNRLQAFHRGRNVPSAKVLQKAQMRYEGTLKHSYYYSESDEYDDRVYYGITKKDLF is encoded by the coding sequence TTGCATGTTGGAACTCAAATCATTGAAACCGCCAGGCTTACGTTAAGGCCGTTTATTTTGCAGGATGCAGACAGTATGCATCAGAACTGGATTAGCGATTCCGAAGTTCAGTGGAACTACGGTGAACCTGCTTATGAAGATCTCGTCTCGGTTAAAGAATTGCTGGAGAAATGGGTTGCATCCTACTCTCGAAGCGAGTTTTACAGATGGGCTATTATCCTTAAAGACAATGAGGAGTGCATCGGACAAATTGCCTTTTGCAGCGTTGATGAACAGCACCATTTTGCGGATATTGAATACTGTATTGGAAGGTTATACCAGAACAAAGGATATGCCAGCGAGGCGTTGGCAGCGGTAATCCAATTTACATTTAAGCAAACCGGGTTAAACAGGCTTCAAGCTTTTCATCGCGGCAGAAATGTCCCTTCGGCAAAGGTGCTGCAAAAAGCTCAAATGAGATATGAAGGAACTTTAAAGCATAGCTATTATTACAGCGAGTCGGATGAATACGACGACAGAGTGTATTATGGCATTACAAAAAAGGATCTTTTTTGA
- a CDS encoding CobW family GTP-binding protein: MRVPVIILSGFLGSGKTTLLLSLLKESYARGLQPGVLMNELGKQDVDGYILEEQTGAAVEKLLDGCVCCSRREELGDSLEVLIKRRPDVIFIELTGVADPDEIARSLHEPYWATRLSAHILVTLVDAENMLDYNSRLSADKQLVRTLRSQLASANLIIVNKSDLVTPEILTKIEKAIRKRNPDAEIEFTAYSRIQVQPLLAGIVPKTAKPLPKRAPLSFQGSSLRKTAAGRSEAVPDNAPREHAASFSQVGAVTLAFPQGKTLPKAVLEAFFREWADRLLRAKGHVQLPGGKPVQLVQHAGSRTTWEDSRYPGSPYLVFIGTNINGEQLAERWSALFR, encoded by the coding sequence ATGAGAGTACCCGTAATTATCTTAAGCGGATTTCTGGGAAGCGGTAAAACAACCCTGCTGCTATCCCTGCTAAAAGAGAGCTATGCACGCGGCCTTCAGCCGGGTGTCCTGATGAACGAGCTTGGCAAACAGGATGTGGACGGCTATATCTTGGAGGAGCAGACCGGAGCGGCGGTTGAGAAGCTGCTGGACGGCTGCGTGTGCTGCAGCCGCAGGGAAGAACTCGGAGACAGTCTGGAGGTGCTAATCAAGCGGCGTCCCGACGTGATATTCATAGAGCTTACCGGCGTAGCCGATCCCGATGAAATCGCCCGGTCCCTTCATGAGCCGTACTGGGCAACCCGCCTGTCGGCGCATATTCTAGTGACGCTGGTCGATGCTGAAAATATGCTTGACTATAACAGCCGGCTGTCCGCGGACAAACAGCTTGTGCGCACGCTGCGCAGCCAACTGGCTTCAGCGAATCTCATTATTGTGAACAAAAGCGATCTCGTAACGCCGGAAATTCTAACCAAGATTGAAAAAGCGATCCGTAAACGGAACCCCGATGCGGAGATTGAATTCACGGCCTACAGCCGGATTCAGGTGCAGCCCCTGTTGGCCGGAATTGTCCCGAAAACGGCGAAACCGCTGCCCAAGCGAGCGCCGCTCAGCTTCCAGGGAAGCTCACTCCGGAAAACGGCAGCGGGACGGAGTGAAGCCGTACCGGACAACGCGCCCCGGGAACACGCTGCCTCGTTCTCGCAGGTTGGCGCGGTAACGCTGGCTTTTCCGCAGGGCAAGACGCTGCCGAAGGCAGTGCTTGAAGCGTTTTTCCGGGAATGGGCGGACAGGCTGCTGCGCGCCAAAGGACATGTGCAGCTTCCCGGCGGAAAGCCGGTGCAGCTGGTGCAGCATGCCGGTTCGCGGACGACATGGGAAGATTCCCGGTATCCCGGTTCGCCTTATCTCGTATTCATCGGCACGAATATCAACGGGGAACAGTTGGCTGAGCGCTGGTCCGCCCTGTTCCGCTGA
- a CDS encoding alpha/beta hydrolase family protein: MVHLTLKEKFAFKFIFNEGRVYHRWYGRFLSFGIDYGRLRRVVARVPNWLNWCEQWTNEGDALFKKAEEALDKGNRVKARALFHEATGCYHVGQHVFFIDSSQKEKTQKKARKSYQRAISLYDEKERPIRIDVPFNGVKIPGYLRLSTVPDSPLIIFVNGMDNIKEAEGNSQGNLFKQNGFNYFTFDGPGQGELWKDMKFDVKEYHKAVTAVIDWFEQHQIYGIDMGRIGLIGFSLGGYLAPMCAAYDKRVKCVVGNSGLVFVGGLEGLKKLNPLWQRGVTYMTGCETLEQAAAQFDWDIERDPGLNVPLLFYHAGKDEVFPEIIDWFKKKLKERQG, encoded by the coding sequence ATGGTTCATTTAACTTTAAAGGAAAAATTTGCATTTAAGTTTATTTTTAATGAGGGCAGGGTTTATCACCGATGGTATGGAAGATTTTTATCCTTCGGAATAGATTATGGGAGATTGAGAAGAGTAGTGGCAAGGGTGCCTAACTGGCTGAATTGGTGCGAGCAATGGACTAATGAAGGCGATGCACTTTTTAAAAAGGCTGAGGAAGCTTTAGATAAAGGAAATAGGGTAAAGGCACGGGCATTGTTCCATGAAGCCACAGGCTGCTACCATGTCGGTCAGCATGTGTTTTTTATTGACAGCAGTCAAAAGGAAAAAACACAGAAAAAAGCCAGAAAAAGCTATCAAAGAGCTATAAGCCTATACGATGAAAAGGAAAGGCCCATACGTATTGATGTGCCCTTTAACGGTGTGAAAATTCCGGGATATTTGAGGCTTTCGACAGTGCCTGACAGCCCGCTTATTATATTTGTAAACGGGATGGATAACATCAAAGAGGCTGAGGGGAACTCACAGGGAAATTTATTTAAACAGAATGGGTTTAACTATTTTACATTCGACGGGCCGGGTCAAGGCGAACTGTGGAAAGATATGAAATTCGATGTAAAAGAATATCATAAAGCAGTAACGGCGGTCATCGACTGGTTCGAACAGCATCAGATCTACGGAATAGACATGGGAAGAATCGGCCTTATAGGTTTCAGCTTGGGTGGATATCTGGCGCCGATGTGTGCGGCATATGATAAGCGGGTAAAATGTGTGGTTGGGAATAGCGGACTTGTATTTGTCGGTGGATTAGAAGGGCTAAAGAAGCTTAATCCATTATGGCAGCGGGGCGTCACATATATGACCGGATGTGAGACGCTTGAACAGGCAGCAGCTCAATTTGACTGGGATATTGAGCGTGATCCCGGCTTAAATGTACCTTTGCTATTCTATCATGCAGGGAAGGATGAGGTTTTTCCAGAAATTATAGATTGGTTTAAGAAAAAACTTAAAGAGAGACAGGGATGA
- a CDS encoding PAS domain-containing hybrid sensor histidine kinase/response regulator: protein MSDLIFEQVYLRSSSGIAMISLEDGMMTRCNPALCRMFGYTEQELRGLRYGELLMPDENCASDPSSILTFMLAQPGEECYKEKRFTRKDGGLLWAQLHLILIREQPEGEPHCLVVEMTDITNRKQAEEKLRDSERNYRLISENSLDFISRNAVDGFATYLYASSICLPMYGYTPEEMTGTRKLDYIHPDDLGMVKNYLKDCMRGKENLPILFRFRCKDGSYMWTETTIRHVYSEDKQEYEIIAVSRDAGGRKQYEMRLEESQNRYKSLFEYNPSAISVMDLLGRTLSVNSSMEYMTGYVRSDLLMAQFTEVIDSDELDYVYERYRRAVGGIAQTFESRIVHRDGHIVETSMIFVPILVDGDVVGVFSITSDITEHKRHLNQIEKLSYEHALILNSVSEGIFGIDMEGRTMFINPAAADMLGYGPGEWTSRSHEDPIQLMRLSGEYAGEQMSMLRMFSESGMYDEREGVFWRQDGSSFLVNYRMSPLYDKGVRKGTVVVFRDITEEKEIRRAKESAEQADRAKSEFLAIISHELRTPMNGIIGMTDLLKDTELDEEQRGYAEIISQSGESLLHILNEVLDFSKIEAGMMTLELKEVDLRSVLQGVSDLFYPKVADKRLNLSYDMDPDLPDTLITDEARLRQILVNLVGNAVKFTNSGSIDIEVKLGAVRNPSRIIVLFTVKDTGIGIPEDRQGQLFQSFTQLHPSINRKYGGTGLGLAISKKLAELLGGTIGVDSREGEGSSFYFTVEAVLPGGAAPSEAEAEEEIGEPHGLESSDAGRYGPLSILIAEDHPVNRYLMKTFLQKRGYNPDVAEDGEQAVRAANLKDYDLILMDIQMPLMDGLEATALIREKHGPRPIIIAVTAFARKEDREMCIKAGMQDFISKPIHGDDLDRVLKQWGPGSTLTGKTMVSESE, encoded by the coding sequence GTGTCCGATTTAATATTTGAGCAGGTCTATCTTCGATCATCCAGCGGAATCGCCATGATTTCCCTGGAGGATGGGATGATGACGCGCTGCAATCCGGCTCTCTGCCGAATGTTCGGCTATACCGAGCAAGAACTGAGGGGACTTCGTTACGGTGAACTCCTGATGCCGGATGAAAATTGCGCCTCCGATCCCTCCTCCATACTTACCTTTATGCTGGCCCAGCCCGGCGAGGAATGTTACAAAGAAAAGCGGTTCACCCGAAAAGACGGCGGGCTGCTGTGGGCGCAGCTTCATCTGATACTGATCCGGGAGCAGCCGGAAGGCGAGCCTCATTGTCTGGTTGTCGAAATGACCGATATCACCAATCGCAAGCAGGCGGAAGAGAAGCTGCGGGACAGCGAGCGGAACTATCGCCTGATCTCCGAGAATTCGCTGGACTTCATCTCGCGGAACGCGGTCGACGGATTCGCCACTTATCTGTACGCCTCGTCGATCTGCCTGCCGATGTACGGCTATACTCCGGAAGAGATGACCGGCACCCGGAAGCTGGATTATATCCATCCCGATGATTTAGGCATGGTAAAGAATTACCTGAAAGACTGCATGAGGGGCAAGGAGAATCTTCCGATTCTGTTCCGCTTTCGGTGTAAGGACGGTAGCTATATGTGGACAGAGACAACGATCCGCCACGTATATTCCGAAGATAAGCAGGAGTATGAGATTATCGCGGTCTCGCGGGATGCCGGGGGCCGCAAACAGTATGAAATGAGGTTGGAGGAGAGCCAGAACCGTTACAAATCCCTGTTCGAGTACAATCCTTCCGCCATCAGCGTCATGGATTTGCTCGGCCGGACCCTGTCTGTGAATTCCAGTATGGAATATATGACCGGCTATGTCCGCTCCGATCTCCTGATGGCCCAATTCACCGAGGTGATTGATTCGGATGAACTGGACTATGTGTACGAACGATACCGGCGCGCTGTGGGAGGCATTGCCCAGACTTTTGAGAGCCGAATCGTGCACCGGGACGGTCATATCGTGGAAACCAGCATGATTTTTGTACCCATTTTGGTCGATGGCGACGTAGTCGGCGTGTTCAGCATTACCAGCGATATTACGGAACATAAGCGCCATCTCAATCAAATTGAAAAGCTGAGCTACGAGCATGCGCTGATCCTGAACTCGGTATCCGAGGGGATATTCGGCATCGACATGGAAGGCCGGACGATGTTCATTAATCCGGCGGCTGCCGATATGCTCGGATACGGACCAGGGGAGTGGACGAGCCGCAGCCACGAAGACCCGATTCAACTGATGCGGCTGAGCGGCGAATATGCAGGCGAGCAAATGAGCATGCTTCGGATGTTCTCGGAGAGCGGAATGTATGACGAGCGGGAAGGCGTCTTCTGGCGGCAGGACGGCTCAAGCTTCTTGGTCAACTACCGTATGTCCCCGCTGTATGACAAGGGGGTAAGAAAGGGAACCGTCGTCGTATTCCGGGACATTACGGAAGAGAAGGAGATCCGGCGGGCCAAAGAATCCGCAGAGCAGGCGGACCGCGCCAAATCGGAGTTTCTGGCGATTATTAGCCATGAACTGCGCACGCCGATGAACGGCATCATCGGTATGACGGATCTGCTCAAGGATACGGAGCTTGACGAGGAGCAGCGCGGTTATGCCGAGATCATCAGCCAGAGCGGCGAATCGCTGCTGCACATTCTGAACGAGGTGCTCGATTTCAGCAAAATCGAAGCGGGCATGATGACGCTGGAGCTGAAAGAGGTAGACTTGCGAAGTGTGCTGCAGGGCGTAAGCGATCTGTTCTATCCAAAGGTGGCGGATAAAAGGCTGAATCTCAGCTATGACATGGACCCGGATCTTCCGGATACGCTGATCACCGATGAGGCCAGACTGCGGCAGATTCTGGTGAATCTGGTGGGCAACGCCGTTAAGTTCACGAATAGCGGCAGCATTGACATTGAAGTGAAGCTGGGCGCGGTCCGGAATCCTTCCCGGATCATCGTGCTGTTCACGGTAAAAGATACCGGTATAGGCATTCCCGAGGACAGACAGGGACAGCTGTTCCAGTCCTTCACGCAGCTTCATCCATCCATTAACCGAAAATACGGCGGAACGGGCCTTGGGCTTGCAATCAGTAAAAAACTGGCCGAGCTTCTCGGAGGCACGATCGGTGTGGACAGCCGGGAAGGCGAGGGTTCTTCGTTCTACTTTACGGTGGAAGCCGTACTTCCGGGCGGAGCGGCGCCTTCCGAAGCGGAGGCGGAGGAGGAGATAGGTGAACCGCATGGACTAGAATCATCGGACGCAGGCCGGTATGGCCCTTTATCCATCCTGATCGCTGAAGATCATCCGGTCAACCGGTATTTGATGAAGACCTTTTTGCAGAAACGGGGATATAATCCGGATGTCGCGGAGGACGGGGAACAGGCTGTGAGGGCCGCTAACTTAAAAGACTATGATCTAATCTTGATGGATATCCAGATGCCGTTAATGGATGGCCTTGAAGCGACCGCTCTGATCAGGGAAAAGCACGGCCCCCGCCCGATCATTATTGCGGTAACGGCTTTCGCCAGAAAAGAAGACAGAGAGATGTGCATCAAAGCGGGAATGCAGGATTTCATTTCCAAACCGATCCATGGCGATGATCTGGATAGGGTGCTGAAACAGTGGGGGCCAGGGAGTACGTTAACCGGCAAAACAATGGTAAGCGAGAGCGAATAA
- a CDS encoding TIGR03943 family putative permease subunit, whose protein sequence is MMYSSGSIKRHYLFRAAVLLAFAVYIEHLVRHDALHYYVTPKLTVWVRLCPVPLSLMALSLTIQALFGGTNAICGCGHQLPRSRAGGAAMYGVFLLPLLLGFALPDRALGSAAAAHKGMSLNYSSLIPKESARFQTSDPFAAEFAALAKKLYSQTVIPVYPQIFSETLGTLDRFKHDFKGKEASVSGFLYRENTGSMSGRFAVSRFLVQCCTADATPLGILVNTRQQKSLPVDTWIKVQGKLQVVVYKGKETLQIDAESVTKVDQTSTPYVYTSPDSVEEWNQLQAAAK, encoded by the coding sequence ATGATGTATAGTTCCGGCAGCATCAAACGCCATTACTTATTCCGGGCGGCCGTTCTGCTGGCATTCGCCGTCTACATCGAGCACCTGGTGCGGCATGATGCGCTCCACTATTATGTCACGCCAAAGCTCACGGTCTGGGTCAGGCTCTGCCCGGTTCCGCTCTCGTTAATGGCGCTCAGCCTGACGATCCAGGCCCTGTTCGGCGGAACAAACGCCATCTGCGGCTGCGGCCATCAGCTTCCGCGTTCACGGGCAGGCGGCGCCGCGATGTACGGTGTCTTCCTGCTCCCTCTGCTGCTCGGATTCGCTCTGCCGGACCGCGCGCTTGGGAGTGCCGCTGCAGCACACAAAGGAATGTCGTTAAACTATTCATCGCTCATTCCCAAGGAATCCGCCCGGTTTCAGACAAGCGATCCATTCGCTGCGGAGTTCGCAGCCTTGGCGAAGAAGCTGTACAGCCAAACGGTCATTCCCGTATATCCGCAAATCTTTTCGGAAACCTTGGGAACGCTCGATAGGTTCAAGCATGATTTCAAGGGAAAAGAGGCCTCGGTCAGCGGCTTTTTGTACCGCGAGAATACCGGCTCCATGAGCGGCCGCTTCGCGGTAAGCCGTTTTCTTGTGCAGTGCTGCACCGCCGATGCGACACCGCTCGGTATTCTGGTTAATACAAGGCAGCAAAAAAGCCTGCCCGTGGATACCTGGATCAAGGTTCAGGGCAAGCTTCAAGTTGTTGTATACAAGGGCAAGGAAACGCTGCAAATCGATGCTGAATCCGTTACAAAGGTTGATCAAACTTCGACTCCATACGTCTATACCAGCCCAGATTCCGTAGAGGAATGGAACCAGCTGCAGGCTGCGGCTAAATAG
- a CDS encoding permease, translating into MTAFSPIKMLPLLLPAAFLIIPAVLWFPQHRELLDSAYLYTFKTGFIGILLEALPFVLAGALLSSVIGVFVPDEAITRWIPQRALPALLFACLLGVIFPICECGMIPLVRRLLRKGMPLYVGIAFILSGPILNPIVFSATLTAFRTHPGLAYARMGLAFAVSLIIGLIVYATVKRSPLRLSMQRSDEELRHEALNGGKLAAVFTHAADDFFEMGKYLIFGCLLTSLIQTFVVQSSLASIGGRPLGSYLFMMGFAFVLSLCSTSDAFVASSFAHSFPSGSLLAFMVLGPMLDFKNAMMLMSLFKTRFALYLFFLIASTVFIGAILLSGWL; encoded by the coding sequence ATGACCGCTTTTTCGCCAATCAAAATGCTGCCGCTGCTCCTGCCCGCGGCTTTTCTGATCATCCCCGCCGTTCTTTGGTTTCCACAGCACCGCGAGCTGCTGGACAGCGCTTATCTCTATACGTTCAAGACGGGCTTTATCGGCATTTTGCTGGAGGCTCTTCCTTTCGTTCTGGCCGGTGCGCTGCTGTCCTCGGTAATCGGCGTCTTCGTCCCCGATGAGGCGATTACCCGCTGGATTCCGCAGCGGGCGCTTCCAGCGCTGCTGTTCGCCTGTCTTCTGGGCGTTATCTTCCCCATCTGCGAATGCGGAATGATTCCGCTCGTCCGGCGGCTGCTCCGCAAGGGGATGCCGCTCTATGTCGGGATTGCGTTCATCCTGTCGGGCCCCATCCTGAATCCGATCGTCTTCAGCGCCACACTGACCGCCTTCCGCACTCATCCCGGCCTTGCTTACGCCCGGATGGGCCTTGCCTTCGCCGTTTCGCTTATCATCGGGCTAATCGTTTACGCCACCGTCAAGCGCTCGCCGCTCCGTCTCTCGATGCAGCGCAGCGATGAAGAACTGCGCCATGAAGCCTTGAACGGCGGCAAGCTCGCGGCCGTGTTCACGCATGCTGCGGATGATTTTTTTGAAATGGGAAAATATTTGATATTCGGCTGTCTGCTCACTTCCCTCATCCAGACCTTCGTCGTTCAGAGCAGCCTTGCTTCCATCGGCGGCAGACCGCTTGGCTCCTATCTCTTTATGATGGGCTTCGCCTTCGTCCTGTCGCTCTGCTCCACCTCCGACGCCTTCGTGGCCTCGTCATTTGCCCATTCATTCCCGTCCGGATCGCTGCTGGCATTTATGGTGCTCGGTCCGATGCTCGACTTCAAGAATGCGATGATGCTGATGTCGCTGTTCAAGACAAGGTTTGCGCTCTACTTGTTCTTTCTGATTGCCTCCACTGTCTTTATTGGCGCGATTCTGCTGTCGGGATGGCTGTGA